In Symmachiella dynata, the following are encoded in one genomic region:
- a CDS encoding DUF11 domain-containing protein, whose translation MRSGMWMLAMATIVGMTSAAWAADQNAGVDDTASRYEKFLAKKKRASRRYSRDRATAVKNYRKLFEAEDEKAVQAAAEAKPGDVKDVRHADHRSDDQLGRDEKVRQASGKIEVAPKPPVYNADHLFKEGARATIRQTRAVKSADTKPAIDFVEPSAAADKPVTTTAHSIVRSTGTPAVNLTWKMYDEINVGQECECSLIVENTSDAAAHEVIVDATFPNSVRLLDAEPKPANSVERLTWEFPELAAGSKTEIRIRLIPSIPGELATAANVRFTGTSIANFQVDEPLLKVEMKGPESAVIGDPTPHMVTVSNPGTGVAHNVVLQATIPEGLKHSKGTDLSIGVGSLGPGESRSIRLAMAAVNGGDHIVLVQATGKGGLKQRAASRIEIVAPSLDVNLDGPSLRYINRRGKYSVTVTNDGGAASNNVRVYHEIPTGFEFVKASNGGKADSTGKGVTWYVGHLDAGQSVELDIELLAKTIGDFKHHVRVTSDEGSHKEIEMAANVEGSAALVMVVDDRDDPVEVGAETSIEVRVENRGSKAAANMGISIELPNGIELINAEGPSAHIAENGLLVFRSIPELGPSETATYQLRIIGSNAGNLRFRARLTSDSIQQPLIVEELTKFYGE comes from the coding sequence ATGCGAAGCGGGATGTGGATGCTCGCGATGGCAACCATCGTGGGAATGACCAGTGCGGCCTGGGCCGCGGACCAAAACGCGGGAGTGGATGACACCGCCTCACGCTACGAAAAATTCTTGGCAAAAAAGAAAAGAGCGAGCCGTCGCTATAGTCGCGATCGTGCGACCGCCGTCAAAAACTATCGAAAACTGTTCGAAGCAGAAGACGAGAAAGCAGTACAAGCTGCGGCAGAGGCCAAGCCTGGCGACGTCAAAGATGTGCGTCACGCTGATCACCGCAGTGACGATCAATTGGGGCGGGACGAGAAGGTTCGTCAGGCCTCGGGGAAAATTGAGGTCGCTCCGAAACCTCCGGTCTACAACGCCGACCACTTGTTTAAGGAAGGGGCTCGTGCAACAATCCGCCAGACACGTGCAGTCAAATCGGCTGATACGAAACCGGCCATTGATTTTGTTGAGCCGTCGGCCGCCGCGGACAAGCCTGTCACAACAACCGCACACTCCATCGTCCGCTCGACCGGAACACCAGCGGTCAATTTGACATGGAAAATGTATGATGAAATCAATGTCGGTCAAGAATGCGAATGCAGTCTGATCGTTGAGAACACCAGCGACGCTGCCGCACACGAAGTCATCGTCGATGCGACATTCCCGAACTCAGTCCGCCTGTTGGATGCCGAACCCAAACCGGCCAATAGCGTCGAGCGATTGACTTGGGAATTCCCCGAATTGGCGGCCGGTTCCAAAACCGAAATCCGGATTCGCTTGATTCCGAGCATTCCGGGTGAATTGGCGACGGCTGCGAATGTTCGCTTCACGGGAACATCGATTGCTAACTTCCAAGTGGACGAGCCGTTGTTGAAAGTCGAAATGAAGGGACCGGAATCTGCCGTCATCGGCGACCCGACTCCCCACATGGTGACCGTTTCCAATCCGGGAACCGGTGTGGCTCACAATGTCGTTCTGCAAGCCACGATTCCTGAAGGACTGAAACATTCTAAAGGAACCGACCTGTCCATCGGTGTCGGTTCATTGGGCCCCGGTGAAAGCCGCTCGATCCGCCTTGCCATGGCGGCTGTCAATGGTGGCGATCATATCGTACTCGTACAGGCCACCGGTAAAGGCGGCTTGAAACAACGGGCCGCGTCCCGTATCGAAATTGTCGCTCCTAGCCTGGACGTCAATCTCGATGGACCTTCACTGCGGTACATCAATCGCCGCGGCAAATACAGTGTGACTGTCACCAACGACGGTGGTGCTGCGAGCAACAACGTTCGCGTCTACCACGAAATCCCGACCGGATTCGAATTTGTCAAAGCCAGCAACGGCGGCAAAGCAGATTCCACGGGCAAGGGTGTGACCTGGTATGTCGGGCACTTGGACGCCGGACAATCGGTCGAACTGGACATCGAATTGCTGGCCAAAACCATTGGTGATTTCAAACACCACGTCCGTGTCACATCGGATGAAGGCAGCCACAAGGAAATCGAAATGGCCGCCAACGTCGAAGGCAGTGCCGCCTTGGTCATGGTCGTCGACGATCGGGACGATCCGGTCGAAGTCGGTGCGGAAACATCGATCGAAGTGCGTGTGGAAAACCGTGGCTCCAAAGCCGCCGCCAACATGGGCATCTCCATCGAACTGCCCAACGGTATCGAGTTGATCAATGCCGAAGGCCCCTCGGCTCACATTGCTGAGAATGGCCTGTTGGTCTTCCGCTCGATTCCGGAATTGGGACCGTCGGAAACGGCGACCTATCAGCTCCGCATCATCGGCAGCAATGCCGGGAACTTGCGGTTCCGTGCCCGCTTGACCAGTGACTCGATCCA